One Salvia splendens isolate huo1 chromosome 22, SspV2, whole genome shotgun sequence DNA segment encodes these proteins:
- the LOC121787483 gene encoding protein DJ-1 homolog D-like → MAEQKRVLLLCGDYVEDYEVMVPFQALLAYGLSVDAVCPGKKAGDICRTAIHDLQGHQTFSESRGHNFALNATFSEIDATKYDGLIIPGGRAPEYLAVDDSVVALVKKFEDLKRPIASICHGQLILAAADVVKGRKCTAYPSLKPALVAAGAHWVEPDTLASCTSDGNLITGATYNGHPEFIRLFINALGAKISGSGKKILFLCGDYMEDYEVMVPFQSLQALDCHVDAVCPGKKAGETCPTAVHDFEGDQTYSEKPGHNFTLNADFESVNPSIYDGLVIPGGRAPEYLALNDKVIQVVKEFMASNKPVASICHGQQILSAANVLKGKKCTAYPAVKLNVVLAGATWLEPEPIHRCFTDGNLVTGAAWPGHPEFVAQFMVLLGLSVSF, encoded by the exons ATGGCTGAGCAGAAAAGGGTCCTTTTGCTGTGCGGAGACTATGTCGAAGATTACGAG GTGATGGTTCCATTTCAAGCGTTGCTAGCATATGGGCTATCCGTCGACGCTGTTTGTCCCGGCAAGAAAGCGGGCGACATATGTCGCACTGCAATCCATGATCTTCAAGGACATCAG ACATTTTCAGAGTCAAGAGGGCATAATTTTGCTCTTAATGCTACTTTTAGTGAAATAGATGCCACCAAATATGATGGACTGATCATACCAGGAGGACGTGCCCCAGAATATCTCGCGGTGGATGACTCTGTTGTAGCTTTGGTGAAAAAGTTTGAAGACTTGAAAAGGCCAATTGCGTCCATCTGCCATGGACAGTTGATCTTGGCTGCAGCTGATGTTGTTAAAGGCAGAAAATGCACTGCTTATCCATCTCTTAAACCTGCACTCGTTGCTGCTGGTGCGCATTGGGTAGAACCAGATACCTTGGCCTCCTGTACCAGTGATGGAAACCTGATAACTGGTGCTACATACAATGGACATCCTGAGTTCATCCGCCTTTTTATCAACGCATTAGGAGCCAAGATATCTGGTTCTGGAAAGAAAATCCTATTCCTTTGTGGA GATTATATGGAGGATTATGAGGTGATGGTTCCATTCCAGTCCCTTCAAGCCCTTGACTGTCACGTTGATGCTGTTTGCCCAGGGAAGAAAGCAGGTGAGACGTGCCCTACTGCTGTTCACGACTTTGAAGGTGATCAAACCTACAGTGAGAAGCCAGGCCACAACTTCACTTTAAATGCGGATTTTGAAAGTGTGAATCCCTCAATCTATGATGGACTCGTCATACCTGGGGGTCGTGCTCCAGAGTATTTGGCGCTGAATGACAAGGTTATTCAAGTAGTGAAGGAATTCATGGCATCCAATAAACCAGTAGCATCCATCTGTCACGGACAACAAATTTTATCTGCTGCGAATGTTCTCAAG GGCAAGAAATGTACTGCATACCCGGCTGTGAAGCTTAATGTTGTTCTAGCGGGGGCTACATGGTTAGAGCCCGAACCCATTCACCGGTGCTTCACAGATGGAAATCTGGTTACTGGAGCAGCCTGGCCTGGCCATCCGGAATTTGTAGCTCAGTTCATGGTGCTTCTTGGCCTGAGTGTATCGTTCTAG